In the Kribbella sp. NBC_00482 genome, one interval contains:
- a CDS encoding FadR/GntR family transcriptional regulator: protein MNTTGGVVRRSLLDDLATSMLALIAERKLAPGDQFEAVRSLAERFKVAVPTVREALRRLEATGAVELRHGSGVYVGPNVGRLVLANPLALAPSPDRLVELLQARALIEPPVAALAAQTRVEAALEQMAKDLDTATELIASGDHAQLAEVNMDFHRSLAQASGNSTLAEVVESVTVVNVREQLEILHIHGDRQADLDEHRAIYDAVRSGDPDLAELLTREHLDGVLAVINERLAVP from the coding sequence GTGAACACCACGGGAGGCGTCGTACGGCGTAGTCTGCTGGACGATCTGGCGACGTCGATGCTCGCCTTGATCGCGGAGCGGAAGCTGGCGCCGGGTGATCAGTTCGAGGCCGTGCGGTCGCTGGCGGAGCGGTTCAAGGTCGCCGTACCCACTGTGCGGGAGGCGCTGCGCCGACTGGAGGCGACCGGAGCTGTCGAGCTCCGGCACGGCTCTGGGGTGTACGTCGGTCCGAACGTCGGCCGGCTGGTCCTGGCCAACCCCCTGGCGCTGGCACCGAGTCCGGACCGCTTGGTAGAGCTCCTGCAGGCACGTGCCCTCATCGAGCCGCCTGTTGCCGCACTGGCGGCTCAGACGCGTGTGGAGGCCGCGCTGGAGCAGATGGCCAAGGACCTGGACACTGCGACCGAGCTGATTGCTTCCGGCGATCATGCGCAACTGGCCGAAGTGAACATGGACTTCCACCGCTCACTGGCACAGGCGTCCGGCAACTCGACGCTGGCCGAGGTGGTCGAGTCGGTCACGGTCGTGAACGTCCGGGAGCAACTGGAGATCCTGCACATCCACGGCGACCGGCAGGCCGACCTGGACGAGCACCGCGCGATCTACGACGCGGTCAGGTCCGGCGACCCGGACCTGGCCGAACTGCTCACCCGCGAGCACCTGGACGGCGTACTGGCCGTCATCAACGAACGACTGGCAGTGCCGTGA